The following proteins are co-located in the Pseudomonas fluorescens genome:
- the pdxB gene encoding 4-phosphoerythronate dehydrogenase PdxB has product MLIVADENIPLLDAFFEGFGEIRRVPGRSIDRATVEQADVLLVRSVTNVNRALLEGTQVRFVGTCTIGTDHLDLDYFKQAGIAWSSAPGCNARGVVDYVLGSLQTLAEIEGADLNQRTYGVVGAGEVGARLVTVLKGLGWNVLVCDPPRQIAEDGDYVSLQQIIEQCDVISLHTPLTKSGNGSTWHLLDRERLNRLKPGTWLINASRGPVVDNAALREVLLQREDLQAVLDVWEGEPQVDVDLADLCVLATPHIAGYSLDGKQRGTAQIYQALCAHLGHEPSIQLSDLLPQPWLAEVHLNASTDPAWALATLCRSVYDPRRDDADFRRSLVGTVEEQRKAFDLLRKHYPERREIDGLKVRINGESAQLSNIVSALGAVAL; this is encoded by the coding sequence ATGCTGATTGTTGCCGACGAAAATATCCCGCTGCTCGATGCCTTTTTTGAAGGGTTTGGCGAAATTCGCCGAGTGCCCGGCCGTTCCATCGACCGTGCCACGGTCGAGCAGGCCGATGTGCTGCTGGTGCGCTCGGTGACCAACGTCAATCGCGCCTTGCTGGAAGGCACGCAAGTGCGCTTTGTCGGCACCTGCACCATCGGCACCGATCACCTGGACCTGGATTACTTCAAGCAGGCCGGTATCGCCTGGTCCAGCGCCCCTGGCTGCAATGCGCGGGGCGTGGTGGACTATGTGCTGGGCAGCTTGCAGACCCTGGCCGAGATCGAAGGCGCCGACCTTAACCAGCGCACCTACGGTGTGGTGGGTGCCGGTGAAGTGGGCGCTCGCCTGGTGACGGTACTCAAGGGCCTGGGCTGGAACGTATTGGTGTGTGACCCGCCGCGCCAGATTGCCGAAGACGGTGATTACGTCAGCCTGCAGCAGATTATCGAGCAGTGCGATGTGATCAGCCTGCACACACCGCTGACCAAGTCCGGTAACGGCTCCACCTGGCACCTGCTTGATCGCGAACGGCTCAACCGCCTCAAGCCCGGCACCTGGCTGATCAACGCCAGCCGTGGCCCGGTGGTGGACAACGCCGCCCTGCGCGAGGTGTTGCTGCAACGCGAAGACCTGCAAGCCGTGCTGGATGTGTGGGAAGGCGAGCCGCAAGTAGACGTCGACCTGGCCGACCTGTGCGTGCTGGCTACTCCCCATATCGCCGGCTACAGCCTCGACGGCAAACAGCGTGGTACCGCGCAGATTTACCAGGCACTTTGCGCCCACCTGGGCCACGAACCGAGCATTCAGTTAAGTGATCTGCTGCCGCAACCGTGGCTGGCCGAGGTGCACCTGAATGCATCGACCGACCCGGCCTGGGCGTTGGCGACCTTGTGTCGCAGCGTGTACGACCCCCGCCGGGATGATGCGGATTTCCGGCGCAGCCTTGTCGGCACCGTGGAAGAGCAACGCAAGGCGTTCGACCTGCTGCGCAAGCACTACCCGGAGCGGCGTGAGATTGATGGCTTGAAAGTCCGCATCAACGGCGAATCGGCGCAGTTGTCGAACATCGTGTCGGCGCTGGGTGCGGTAGCGCTTTAA
- a CDS encoding PA1571 family protein gives MTLQNSSDAKIEVIRQPQHLPCSVIDAQGREVQITEEMIQQACRELEQRLVKPAKQG, from the coding sequence ATGACCTTGCAAAACAGCAGCGATGCCAAGATTGAAGTGATCCGCCAACCGCAGCATCTGCCTTGCTCCGTCATCGACGCCCAAGGCCGCGAAGTGCAGATTACCGAAGAGATGATCCAGCAAGCCTGCCGCGAGCTGGAACAGCGACTGGTCAAGCCTGCCAAGCAAGGCTGA
- the rlmM gene encoding 23S rRNA (cytidine(2498)-2'-O)-methyltransferase RlmM, translated as MNTLFMHCRPGFEGEVCSEIAEHAARLNVSGYAKTKTGSACAEFVCTEEDGAQRLMHGQRFAELIFPRQWARGVFIDLPETDRISVILAHLQGFPVCGSLWLEMVDTNDGKELSNFCKKFEVHLRKALLNAGKLVDDPSKPRLLLTFKSGREVFMGLAESNNSAMWPMGIPRLKFPREAPSRSTLKLEEAWHHFIPRDQWDERLHGDMTGVDLGAAPGGWTWQLVNRGMLVTAIDNGPMAESLMDTGLVQHLMADGFTFVPKQPVDWMVCDIVEKPARNAALLETWIGEGYCREAVVNLKLPMKQRYAEVKRLLERIEDGFKARGIRVEIGCKQLYHDREEVTCHLRRLVDVKKTKSR; from the coding sequence ATGAACACCCTTTTTATGCACTGCCGCCCGGGTTTTGAAGGCGAAGTCTGTTCCGAGATCGCGGAACACGCCGCGCGCCTGAACGTTTCCGGCTATGCCAAGACCAAGACCGGCAGCGCCTGCGCCGAATTTGTCTGCACCGAAGAAGACGGCGCCCAGCGCCTGATGCACGGCCAGCGCTTTGCCGAGCTGATCTTCCCGAGGCAGTGGGCGCGCGGGGTATTCATCGACCTGCCGGAAACCGACCGCATCAGCGTGATCCTCGCCCACCTGCAAGGCTTCCCGGTGTGCGGCAGCCTGTGGCTGGAGATGGTCGACACCAACGACGGCAAGGAACTCTCCAACTTCTGCAAGAAATTCGAAGTGCACTTGCGCAAAGCCTTGTTGAACGCCGGCAAGCTGGTGGATGACCCGAGCAAGCCGCGCCTGCTGCTGACCTTCAAAAGCGGCCGCGAAGTGTTCATGGGCCTGGCTGAGTCGAATAACTCGGCGATGTGGCCCATGGGCATCCCGCGCCTGAAATTCCCGCGTGAGGCGCCAAGCCGTTCGACCCTGAAACTGGAAGAAGCCTGGCACCACTTCATCCCCCGCGACCAGTGGGACGAGCGCCTGCACGGCGACATGACCGGTGTCGACCTCGGCGCCGCCCCTGGCGGTTGGACCTGGCAGTTGGTCAACCGCGGCATGCTGGTGACCGCCATCGACAACGGGCCGATGGCCGAAAGCCTGATGGACACTGGCCTGGTGCAGCATTTGATGGCTGACGGCTTTACCTTCGTGCCCAAGCAACCGGTAGACTGGATGGTCTGCGATATCGTCGAGAAACCGGCGCGTAACGCGGCCCTCCTGGAAACCTGGATCGGCGAGGGCTATTGCCGCGAGGCGGTGGTGAACCTGAAGTTGCCGATGAAGCAGCGTTACGCTGAAGTGAAACGCTTGCTGGAGCGTATTGAAGACGGTTTCAAGGCGCGGGGCATTCGCGTGGAAATCGGCTGCAAGCAGCTGTACCACGACCGTGAGGAAGTGACTTGCCACCTGCGTCGGCTGGTGGATGTGAAGAAGACCAAGTCGCGCTGA
- the tusA gene encoding sulfurtransferase TusA, giving the protein MNQPLDLPVDAVLDATGLNCPEPVMMLHQHIRDLPPGGLLKVIATDPSTRRDIPKFCVFLDHELVDQQEHAGTYLYWIRKKSA; this is encoded by the coding sequence ATGAATCAGCCTCTCGATTTGCCCGTAGACGCCGTGCTCGACGCCACCGGCCTCAACTGCCCGGAACCGGTGATGATGCTGCACCAGCACATCCGTGACCTGCCGCCTGGCGGCCTGCTCAAGGTGATCGCGACCGACCCGTCGACCCGCCGCGATATTCCCAAGTTCTGTGTGTTCCTGGACCACGAACTGGTGGATCAGCAGGAACACGCCGGTACGTACCTGTACTGGATTCGCAAGAAGTCCGCTTAA
- a CDS encoding ABC transporter transmembrane domain-containing protein: MPAMFSVRQRRAIRLASRFIAPYRWQALGALLALIVTAGITLSMGQGIRLLVDQGFMTQSPHLLNRSIGLFMILVLGLAVGTFARFYWVSWIGERVVADIRRQVFNHLIYLHPGFYENNRSSEIQSRLTTDTTLLQSVIGSSLSLFLRNALMVIGGIVLLFVTNPKLTSIVVIALPLVLAPILIFGRRVRSLSRLSQDRIADVGSYVSETLGQIKTVQAYNHQVQDEQRFAVTVEEAFATARKRIAQRAWLITLVIMLVLGAVGVMLWVGGMDVIGGRISGGELAAFVFYSLIVGSAVGTLSEVLGELQRAAGAAERIGELLQSNNEIHAPTDGTVRLPARVSGRMELQDLRFSYPSRPDSYAIDGLSLTINPGETLALVGPSGAGKSTIFDLLLRFYDPQHGRILLEGHALTELDPMDLRRHFALVSQSPALFFGSVEENIRYGNPSATTAEVEAAARIAHAHDFILQMPNGYQTHLGDGGMGLSGGQRQRLAIARALLVDAPILLLDEATSALDAQSEHLIQQALPQLMQGRTTLVIAHRLATVKNADRIAVMDQGKLVAVGTHQQLIASNPLYARLAALQFSDGVEESAAH; this comes from the coding sequence ATGCCCGCCATGTTCTCCGTCCGTCAACGCCGTGCCATTCGACTGGCCAGCCGCTTTATTGCGCCGTACCGCTGGCAGGCACTGGGTGCTTTGTTGGCACTCATCGTCACTGCGGGCATCACCTTGTCCATGGGGCAGGGCATTCGCCTGCTGGTGGACCAGGGGTTCATGACCCAGTCGCCGCACCTGCTCAACCGGTCCATCGGCCTGTTCATGATTCTGGTGCTGGGCCTGGCGGTGGGTACATTTGCACGGTTTTATTGGGTTTCGTGGATCGGCGAGCGGGTGGTGGCGGACATCCGCCGGCAAGTCTTCAACCACCTGATCTACCTGCACCCAGGCTTTTACGAAAACAACCGCAGCTCGGAAATCCAGTCGCGGCTGACCACTGACACCACCTTGTTGCAATCGGTGATCGGCTCGTCGCTGTCGCTGTTCCTGCGCAACGCCTTGATGGTCATCGGCGGTATCGTCCTGCTGTTTGTCACCAACCCCAAGCTCACCAGTATCGTGGTCATTGCGCTGCCGCTGGTGCTGGCGCCGATCCTGATCTTCGGCCGCCGCGTGCGCAGCCTGTCGCGGCTGAGCCAGGACCGGATTGCCGATGTCGGCAGCTACGTGTCCGAGACCCTTGGCCAGATCAAGACCGTGCAAGCCTACAATCACCAGGTCCAGGACGAACAACGCTTCGCCGTCACCGTCGAAGAAGCGTTTGCCACCGCGCGCAAGCGCATTGCGCAGCGTGCCTGGCTGATTACCCTGGTGATCATGCTGGTGCTGGGCGCCGTGGGCGTGATGCTGTGGGTGGGTGGGATGGACGTGATCGGCGGGCGGATTTCCGGCGGTGAGCTGGCGGCGTTCGTGTTTTACAGCTTGATCGTCGGCAGCGCTGTCGGCACGTTGAGCGAAGTGCTCGGCGAACTGCAGCGCGCGGCGGGGGCTGCCGAGCGCATTGGCGAGTTATTGCAATCGAACAATGAAATCCACGCGCCCACCGATGGCACTGTGCGGTTGCCGGCGCGGGTCAGCGGCCGTATGGAACTGCAAGACCTGCGCTTTTCCTACCCTTCGCGGCCGGACAGCTACGCCATCGACGGCTTGAGCCTGACCATCAACCCCGGCGAAACCCTGGCCCTCGTCGGCCCGTCCGGCGCGGGTAAGTCGACGATATTCGACCTGCTGCTGCGTTTCTACGACCCCCAGCACGGCCGCATCCTGCTCGAAGGCCATGCGCTGACGGAACTCGACCCCATGGACCTGCGCCGGCACTTCGCGCTGGTGTCCCAGAGCCCGGCGCTGTTTTTCGGCAGCGTCGAAGAAAACATCCGCTATGGCAATCCGTCCGCCACGACCGCCGAGGTCGAGGCCGCCGCGCGTATCGCCCATGCCCATGACTTCATCCTGCAAATGCCCAATGGCTACCAGACCCACCTCGGCGACGGCGGCATGGGCCTCTCCGGCGGCCAACGTCAACGCCTGGCCATCGCCCGCGCGTTGCTGGTGGACGCACCGATCCTGTTGCTGGATGAAGCCACCAGTGCCCTCGATGCACAGAGTGAACACCTGATCCAGCAGGCGCTGCCGCAGTTGATGCAGGGCCGCACCACCCTGGTCATCGCGCACCGTTTGGCCACGGTAAAGAACGCGGATCGGATCGCGGTGATGGACCAGGGCAAGTTGGTGGCGGTCGGCACGCATCAGCAGTTGATTGCGAGCAATCCGCTGTATGCGCGGTTGGCGGCATTGCAGTTCAGTGATGGAGTGGAGGAGAGCGCTGCACACTGA
- a CDS encoding MATE family efflux transporter, with the protein MNTATAPLSRPARVSREVRSLLTLALPIMIGQLATTAMGFVDAVMAGRVSPRDLAAVALGNSIWIPVYLLMTGTLLATTPKVAQRFGAGHHTEIGPLVRQSLWLAGVVGIAALLMLISAEPILHAMNVDPELIKPCMAYLHGIASGMPAIALYYVLRCFSDGLGRTRPSMVMGLCGLALNIPLNYVFIYGHFGVPAMGGVGCGWATAIVMWVMMLGLAAWTRWAPAYQSSELFKRFDWPQWAVIKRVLGIGLPIGIAVFAESSIFAVIALLIGSLGANVVAGHQIALNFSSLVFMIPYSLSMAVTVRVGQALGRGEPREARFAAGVGMGTALTYACLSCSLMLLFREQIATIYTPDPRVIHVASMLIVFAALFQFSDAIQVTAAGALRGYQDTRVTMVLTLFAYWGVGLPVGYALGLTDWLGAASGPSGLWQGLIVGLSCAAAMLVIRLARSARRRIRRV; encoded by the coding sequence GTGAACACCGCCACCGCCCCCCTCTCCCGCCCCGCCCGCGTCAGTCGCGAGGTGCGCAGCCTGCTGACCCTGGCCCTGCCGATCATGATCGGCCAACTCGCCACCACTGCCATGGGCTTCGTCGATGCGGTGATGGCCGGGCGCGTGAGCCCGCGAGACCTGGCGGCCGTGGCCTTGGGCAACTCGATCTGGATTCCGGTGTACCTGCTGATGACCGGCACGCTGCTGGCCACCACGCCCAAAGTCGCTCAGCGCTTCGGCGCCGGTCACCACACCGAGATTGGCCCGCTGGTGCGCCAATCCCTGTGGCTGGCAGGGGTGGTGGGCATCGCTGCCCTGCTGATGCTGATCAGCGCCGAGCCGATCCTGCATGCGATGAATGTCGACCCCGAGCTGATCAAACCGTGCATGGCCTACCTGCACGGCATCGCATCGGGCATGCCCGCCATCGCCCTGTATTACGTGTTGCGTTGCTTCAGTGATGGCCTGGGCCGTACGCGCCCGAGCATGGTCATGGGCCTGTGCGGGCTGGCGTTGAACATTCCACTGAACTACGTGTTCATTTATGGCCACTTCGGTGTGCCGGCCATGGGCGGCGTGGGCTGTGGCTGGGCCACGGCGATTGTGATGTGGGTGATGATGCTCGGCCTCGCCGCCTGGACCCGCTGGGCACCGGCGTACCAGAGCAGCGAGTTGTTCAAGCGTTTCGACTGGCCGCAATGGGCCGTGATCAAGCGCGTGCTGGGCATCGGCCTGCCGATCGGGATCGCGGTGTTTGCCGAATCGAGCATCTTTGCGGTGATCGCCCTGCTGATCGGCAGCCTGGGCGCCAACGTGGTGGCCGGGCACCAGATCGCGCTGAACTTCAGCTCGCTGGTGTTCATGATCCCCTATTCGCTGAGCATGGCGGTCACGGTGCGGGTCGGCCAGGCATTGGGCCGTGGCGAGCCGCGCGAAGCACGCTTTGCCGCCGGGGTCGGCATGGGCACGGCACTGACCTACGCGTGCCTGTCCTGCAGCCTGATGCTGCTGTTTCGCGAACAGATTGCCACGATTTACACGCCTGACCCGCGGGTGATCCACGTGGCGTCGATGCTGATCGTGTTTGCGGCGCTGTTCCAGTTCTCCGACGCGATCCAGGTCACCGCTGCCGGCGCGCTGCGCGGCTACCAGGACACACGGGTGACCATGGTGCTGACCTTGTTTGCTTACTGGGGCGTGGGGTTGCCGGTGGGTTATGCCCTGGGGCTGACCGATTGGCTGGGCGCGGCGAGTGGGCCGAGCGGCCTGTGGCAAGGGCTGATCGTGGGCTTGAGCTGCGCCGCGGCGATGCTGGTGATCCGCCTGGCACGCAGCGCGCGCCGGCGGATTCGCCGGGTTTAA